The genomic window AGATCACTCCTGATACAAACCTCTCTCTCAAGAGCAGCGACTACGAGGCTACATATACAAAGGCCGGCGTAAACCTCCACTTCTCCAAGGATAACTGGAACGACTGGTGCACAGCTGCTATCAAGGTAACAGCTGGCGGCAAGGACAAGTACTACCTCCTTAAGGGCAAGCAGGTCGGCTGGGATACAACAGCTGAGATCCTCACTGTTGATGAAGACGGCGATCCTGACAAGGTAGTTATCCTTCCTCTTGACAAGGCAGCGTTCATGGAGAGCAAGGACTATACAAAGGATCCTGATGCATACGTTATCCCTGATTATGAGATGATCGACGTTGCAGCAGGCGAGGACATAACAGTTAGTATCCCTGAGATCGGCACAGCTGATGACTGGGAGATCAAGTTCCTCTGCTATGCTTGGAGCGCTGATAAATCCATCACAATGGAAGATCCCGACGGTACAGCTAAGCTCGAAGGTAATGACAGCATTACTCTCGATAAGGACGGCAATGCTAAGGAAGAGCCTTATGTATTCAAGCTCGTTTCTGTTGACTTCACAAAGGGCGAGGTAGCTCCTGTTGATGAAGAACCCGGCGACGAAGAGCCTGGTGACGAAGAGCCCGGCGATGAAGAGCCCGGTGATGAAGAGCCCGGTGAAGAAGGCGGCACAGAAGGCGACGGCAACAAGAACCCTGGTAATAAGGGTACTGGCGGCAGCAACACTTCTAACCCGAAGACAGCAGCTGCAGCTCTCGGCCTCGGCGCTATCGCACTCGCTGGTGCAGCAGTAGTAGTTTCCAAGAAGAAGGACTAATACTGAAATACCAAAAAGTGAATAGAAATTGACTTTTATGAGCCCGGTTTTACGCCGGGCTTATTTTTGTACAAAAATGATAACGTTTTCTGTGGATAATACACAAAAAGGAAATAATAAAATTGTGATATATTTGATTACAAATTTGGTGCTTACTACTTGATTTTTTGTAATAATTCTGTTATAATATAAGGGAATTGAAGGCCAATTCAACAAAGTAAATATGTTTGGAGGAAAATATTATGAAACTTTCTAAGATCTTTGCTGGTATGTCCGCACTTGCAATGGCAGCTACACTTTCTATCGCTGCAAGCGCAAGCACAACTATCGACTGTGACGATCCCGATCCGATAGACTGCGCTGACGCTTCATGGGGCAGCATCTGGGCTGACGGTAAGTACGCTTCTGCTGAGACATTCAGCGACGGTGAGGTTACTGTAACAGTTAACTTTGAGTGGACAGATCTCGCTAAGGATGAAGAGTACTGTGCATTCAAGCCTGCATTTGCAAACGGCTGGGAGGGTATCTACAAGGCTCACCCTGAGTATGTAAGCGGCTTTGTATGCGCTAAGGAAGATGCTATACAGAACGACGACGGCAAGTATGAGACTGCTGACGGCACTATCCTTGACTGGGCTCCCCAGAAGGACGGTTTCTTCCAGGTTTATAACACAGATGTTACATCTGTCACATTTACACTCTCTGCTGACTGCGTTGCAGATATGAAGGATTATTCCACATACTACGGCAATGGCAAGGCTACAGCTAACGATGACGGCACAACAACTGACTGGGACGGTTTCCTCATTCAGAAGGGTAACAACGGTATCGCTATCACTTCTGTAGAGTTCTCTCAGGACGGCGTAAAGCTCAACACAGAGCTCGAGGCTGAGGGTGACGATGGTTCTTCTGATGACGGCACAACAGATGACGGCACAACAGATGACGGCACAACAGATGACGGCTCCGCTGATGACGGCACAACAGATGACGGCACAACAGATGACGGCGAGACAGGTTCTGATGACGGCTCTGCAGGCGGCACAACAGGCGGTACAACAGGCGGCACAACAGGCGGCAGCACAGCAGGCGCTGGCACAACAGCAGGCGGCAGCACAGGTACAGGCACAGGCACAGCTACAGGCAACACAACAACAGGTTCCACAGCTGGTCTTGCTCTTGCAGGTCTCGCTCTTGCTGGTGCAGCAGTAGTAGTTTCCAAGAAGAGATGATCTTTTCATTCATAATTAAAAAGATAGAACTCCGCAAGGGGTTCTTTCTTTTTTGTGTGTTTTTTACAAAAAGAAAACGATTACCTGTGCAATCCGTCTAAATGCCGTATAGTAAATTGTGAAAAAAGTATATTGAAAAACGGACGTAAATATGATAAACTATTAACTGTAAAACTGTATTTTTACAACATGGAAATATCGAAAGGAATGGTAGATAATGAAAAAGTTTTTTGCAGCTGCTCTTGCTCTTACTATGACGGCAGCTATGTTCACAGCCTGCGGCGATGACAGCTCGTCAAGCAGCAAGGCAAGCTCCTCGTCGGCAGCTTCTTCCGCAGCTGAGTCTTCAAGCGCAGCTGAGGCTTCGAGCGCAGACGACGCTTCCTCGGCAGCTGATGATGCTTCTTCCACAGCTGATGACGCTTCTTCCGCAGCTGATGACGCTTCCTCTGAGGGCGGCGATGCTTCCTCTGAGGGCGGCGCAGCAGAAGGTGCTCCCGTTGACGAGAACGGCAAATTTGATGTAACTAAGATGCCCGGCTATGATGCAAACGCTAAAGAGACAGTTCTTACTGTTGCTGAGCCCGGCACAGACCCCTGGGTAAACGGCCTTGGCGCTGATGTTGACTACGGCGATATCTATATCGACGGCAGAACATTCACAAGAGACCAGGATCTTACTGTTAAGGTAGAGTTTGAAGTTGCAGCTGATGCTAAGGAAGAGTTTGAGCTCGGTATCAAGAAGCTCGAATCTCTTGACGACTCCGGCACTATCAAGAAGGGTACAACTCAGATCCTTATAGGACCTGCAAGAGCTAACGGCTGGGCTAAGTTCGTAGGCGCTGACAACCACGACGGCCTTATCGTTGACTTCCCGACATACTACAATATGCCCGAGGGCGATACTCACGGCAAAACAAAGACCGGTAAGGACGGCTCTGAGGACGTATTCAAGGCAGACGGCACACTTGAAGATGTATTCGTCAAGAACGACGGCTTCATCAAGTTCGGCAGCCCTGACGCTACAACTGTCGAATTCACTATCCCGAAGGAGACAGTAAACGCTATCATTGATAACGCTACAGCAACTCCTGCTGACGAGAACGACACAACAACAGGCTGGGACGGCCTCCTCTTCCAGATGGGTGACTGCCCGACAGCTATCAAGACTGTAACTCTCAACATGGGTAACGTATACTTCAGCACCGATATCTCCAAAGCAATGGACGGCGCACAGTAATACAGTAAAATATTAAACTTAGAAGACCACCCTCAGCGGTGGTCTTTTTTGCTGTCTGAGATGGTCTGCGGGTTTTGGGTAAAATACACAATATGATAACGATTACTTATGCAACATTGATAAAACACCATTTTTTAATTGTGCAAATAAGATATTGAAAAAAGAGCGGCATTATGCTATAATTTGAATGTAGATCAAACCAGTAACTAAGGTAAATTGGAGGTAATTTATTATGAAGAGATTTTTTGCGGCTGCTCTGGCGCTCACATTAACTGCTGCTATGTTCACAGCCTGCGGCGATGACAGCTCATCGAGCAGCAAGGCAGCAAGCTCTGCTGCATCTTCTGCTGCTGAGTCTTCAAGCGCTGCTGAGGCTTCAAGTGCTGCTGAGGCTTCAAGTGCAGACGATGCTTCTTCCGCAGCTGATACATCGAGCGTGGCAGATGCTTCGAGCGAGGGCGGCGACGCTTCATCTGAAGGCGGCGACGACGAGGCACCTCAGCCTGTTGATATATCAGAGGCTGCAAAGAGCCTGAAAAACCTTGAAAACGCTCAGGTAACATTTACAGCTGATACTGATGTTACAGCTATCGTTAATGATCTTGCAGAATGTTTCTCTTCTATAAAGCAGGACGTAGAGTATGTAAAGGCCGGCAAGAACGACAAGGACAAGGACTTCACTGTTGAGGATTTTGACAAGAAATGGGGCAAGAGAGGCGAGAAGTACGGCATCGACGCTACATACGAGAGCGACTATGTAAAGAAGGTGCTCGAAGGCGATACAGATGATCTTATCTATATATACGGCGACGAATCAAGATGCAAATACTCTGTCGAAGAGGTTGCAGGCGTGCCTATGCTCAAGGTGGAGATACTTGATAAGTACCCTGACGGTGTAAACTACGAAATGCCTAAGATACAGTTCAATGTTGCTGAGATATTCAAGGGTCACGAGGAGCTTCTCCCGACAGTAAACACCGTTAAGGTCGATATGATACAGAGAGCAGTAGGTGACTATGTAAATGACGAGGGTGTAGCTTCTCATGTTCCGAATTACTGTATGGGTAAATTTGTTGTACAGGCACAGAAGAATGGCAAGATGACATGGGACGAGACTGATGAGTTTAGCTTTAGTGAATATACCTCCGAATGGTTATATGGTGAGCTTGTATCAAATGAGCTTCTTATCTGGAAAAACAGTGAGTTTGCCAACACAACAGAGGAACAACACGTAACTATTATGAGATGGGCACTCCCCAATGATGCTTGCTTATATATCGCAGACATCGCATTCTACGATATCGACGGCAATCCTATCAAGTTCTGATAATAAGCATAATAAAGGCCGGAGAAAAGTGAACTGACCCCAAAAAGTTAGACAAACTTTTCAAAGAAAACTTGTGCAAAGCGACTAAGAGAGATCGAGCCTCTGAAAAAAAGTCTGTAAAAAGTCAGCAAACTGTGATAAAATAGAATTAATATCACAGGAGGCTGATTTTTTATGGCAAGAAGAAAAAGAGAACCGATGAGCGAGGGCAAGAAGAACATAATAGGAATGCTGCTTGAGGAATACGACATCAAGTCGGCTAAGGATATTGAGGATGCTCTCAAAGACCTTCTCGGAGGAACGATCCAGGAAATGCTTGAGTCCGAAATGGACGAGCATCTTGGATATCAGGAATATGAGCGTTCCGACAATCCTGACTCTCGTAATGGTAAGAAAACCAAGAAGATCCGCGGAAACTTCGGAGAAACCGAAATAGAAGTGCCGCAGGATCGTGACGGCAGTTTTGAGCCAAAGGTCGTAAAGAAGCGTCAGAAGGACATCTCAGGTATTGAGCAGAAGATAATTGCTCTGTATGCCAAAGGAATGACCACACGCCAGATAAGCGAAACTATCGAAGATATCTACGGATTTGAAGTCAGCGACGGTATGGTATCAGATATCACAGACCGCCTTCTGCCACAGATAGAGGACTGGCAGAAACGTCCATTGGACGAAGTATATCCGATAGTATTCATCGATGCTGTACACTTCTCAGTGCGTGATAACGGACAGATCAGGAAGCTTGCCGCATATGTGATCCTTGCTGTCAGCATGACAGGTCACAAGGAAGTTCTTTCAATACATATCGGTGAAAACGAGAGCGCCAAGTACTGGCTCGGCGTACTGAACGAGCTGAAGAATCGAGGCGTAAAGGATATTCTGGTCATCTGTGCAGACGGTCTTACAGGCATGAAAGAAGCTGTATCAGCTGCATTTCCGCAAACTGAGCTACAGCGCTGCATCGTTCATCAGGTAAGAAACACGCTGAAATACGTCGGAGAGAAGAACAAGAAGGAGTTGGCAAATGACCTTAAAACGATCTATCATGCGCCTTCCGAGGACGCTGCTCTGGAAGCTCTTGATCGCATTACTGAGAAATGGGAGGACGATTATCCTAACGCTATGAAGAGCTGGTACAAGAACTGGGACGTAATATCGCCGATCTTCAAGTTCTCAGCTGATGTCAGAAAGGTGATTTATACCACCAACGCAATAGAGAGTCTTAACAGCGGTTATCGCCGCTTGAATAAGCAGAGGAGTGTATTTCCGAGCGATACAGCGCTCCTGAAGGCTCTGTATCTGGCGACGCATGAGATAGCTAAGAAATGGACCATGCCGCTGCGAAACTGGGGCAAAGTTCTGGGCGAGCTTGAGATCATGTACCCCGACAGGATCGGCTGATATCCAAAGAACCTTGACAAATTACAGTATCTATTGTATACTGTAAAAAAATTGGAGCGGCTATTTTCAAGCCGCTCACAACTTAACGTTTTTATCACAGTTTTTGAATTTACAGAGTTTTTTTCGCAGAGCCGAGAGATCTTGGTCGCTTTTGTCATGCAGCGTTGAGCCTGTATTCAACAGGTGACATTCCATCAAGCTTAAGCTTGATGCGCTTTGTGTTGTACCAAACGATGTATGAATGTAGTTCTGAAATGAAGTGCTCAACAGATGAGAATTCCTGTAAGTAGAGAAGTTCTGTTTTCAGCAATCCAAAGAAGTTTTCTGCGCAGGCGTTATCAAGACAGTTTCCCTTTCGTGACATACTTTGTCTTATGCCTTTATCTTTGAGCATTTTCTGGTACTGCTTGTGCTGATACTGCCAGCCCTGATCTGAATGCAAAATGAGTCCGGTGTTTTCCGGTATCTTTGCAAATGCTTTATTCAACATATCGGTCACTTGACTCAAATTAGGGTGGTAACTCAGGTTGTAGGACACAACCTCTCCGTTGAAAAGATCGATGATGGGCGACAGATACAGCTTGACACCAAACAGAGCAAACTCTGTCACATCTGTGACCCATTTCTGATTTGGCTTATCCGCTTTAAAATCACGTTCCAGAAGATTTGGTGCTATTCTGCCGACTTCACCCCTGAATGAGTTGTATTTCTTCATTCTCACACGGCAGAATATTCCCATTTGACGCATTAAGCGCTGAACTGTCTTGTGGTTTATCCTATGCGTTTTTCTCAGTTCTTTCGTTATCCTGCGATAGCCATAGCGTCCTTTGCTTTCATCATATATCCTGCGTATATCCTCCTTGATCGCTGCATACTTATCAGGTTTCGGATCATTAAATTGCTTGCTGTAATAGTAATAGGTACTGCGGGGGATTCCGGCAACATCAATGAGCAGACCTATCTTGTGTTCATGCCTCAGTTCCCAGATCACTTGTGCTTTTTCTCTTGCCGTACCCTTTCGGAAACCAAGGCATTCAATTTTTTTAAGTATGCATTCTCCGCACGAAGACGCTGTACCTCTGCAATGAGATCTTCTTCGTCTTCTTTCTTTAACTTTGGCGGACGACCTGTTGATTTACGTCCTCGACGTTCAACATATAAGCCATCCTTACCTTCTTCAAGATAGATGCGCTCCCACTTCGCAACTGTCTTATCTCCTTGTGGAATGTCAAATTGTCTTGCAGTTTCCATATAACTTAATTTCTCGTTCTGCATTGTTTCAACCACTTTGATCTTAAATTCGGGTGTGTATCTCTTATTGGGTATTCCTTTAGGCATAAAAATGCCCCCCTTTCGTTAGATCCCTAATTGGTATGTTTCTATTATACCACATTGTCTAACAAAAGGGGAGCATTTCAAAGCTCTCCGGTCTTTTTTTGCGCTATTCTGCACGGAAGTCGTGGAAGGTCACGGCTATCTCGCCGCCTATCTCCATAGAGCAGGGGAGCGAATCGTCAAAGGTCACGGTGAAGTCAGCACCGCCCACAACGCCCTTGTTGACAGTCTTGCCGTCTTTTATCTCGGCAGTTATGCCCTTGCCGCTGCGGCACATATCAAGAGCATCTGCGATAAGCCTTGCAGGCGAGCTCTCGCTTAAGTTTTGCAGCTCGTCTGTCAGCTGGAGCTTTTCTATCTCGGCGGTAAAGCTGTCTGTATTTTTGGATAGCTTTAGTCCATTGACACTCTCTGGCGCTGAAAACTCATACTCCCAGCCCTCCTCGCTTTTGTGCATCGTGGCGGAATACTCCCGGCCGCCAGCAGTGATCTCGATGTCGGTGGTGTAGCACTCCGGCACAGTGTCGGGCTGGGTGGACTTTGCAGCGCAGGAGCATAACATCACTGCCGGCAGCGCCATCAAAACAAGATATCTCCTCATAAAAAACACCTTTCATATAATAAGACTTGTACTCCTATTATATGAAAGGTGATGTTCGTTAATGCATAGCTGTCGGCAGACTTTCGAGCTCTTTCAGCGTCTTTGGTATCTGAGCGAGAATGTCTCTTGCAAGCACGCTCCTCTCTGACATATCCATACAAAGCAGCTCTGCCGAGCGGCCGAGAAGATAACAGCCGAGCGCTGCGGCCTCCTTGCCTGTCATGTGCTGTGCGACAAACGATGCCGTCATTCCTGCGAGCATATCGCCGCTGCCGCCCTTTGAAAGCGCCGTGTTGCCGTAGCCTGAGACTATGACGCTGCCGGTGCTGACTATTAGCGTGCCGGCGCTCTTTGAAACGACTGTCGTGCGGTAGGGGCACTTATTTGCAAGCCCCATAGCAAGCGGCAGGCGCTCAGAGAGTGCTGTCTTTGTGTCGGTGCCGCAAAGCCTTGCAAGCTCGCCTATGTGTGGGGTGAGAATCGTTTCATTCTGCCTGTTGCAGATAAGGCCTGTGTCTTCGGAGAGGCAGTTCAGCCCGTCTGCATCTATGATCACAGGGCAGCTGTCGCCTGCTAAAACGGCTCGCAGCGTCTGCCTTGTGTGGCCACTTACGCCCATGCCGCAGCCTATGAGCACGGCTGATGCGCTATTTATCGCATCGTTCAGCTTCTCCGGGCTGTCGTCAGGCTCGTAGGGCAGGAAGGTGCATTCATACATACTGCCTGCAAGCGCCGATATCACGCTTTTGGGGGCTGCGAGCTGCACTATGCCCACACCGCACCTGAGCGCCGCCGTGGCAGCCATTGCCGCTGCACCGTAGTAATCCTCACTGCCGGCTATTATCAGCAGCCTGCCGAATGTCCCCTTGTGCGCACCGACCGGGCGGCGGGGGAGCAGCTTTGCAAGCTGCTGTGTGTCCGGCTCGAATATTATAGAGTCCGTATTTTCGTACTTTTTATCTATCCCGATATCGCATACCTCGATCCTGCCGCAGTATTCCTTTGCCGGCATCAGCGCCATGCCGATCTTACCCTTGTGGAAGGTCACAGTCATGTCAGCCCTTACCGATAGCTCATCGCAAAGCCCTGTGTCTGCGTTGCAGCCGGAGGGTATGTCGCAGGCTATCCTGTATGCAGGAGATTGGTTCATGCAGGAAAAGAGCGACCGCATATCATCACGCAGCGCCCCCTTGAAGCCTGTGCCGAATATGCAGTCAACTATTATGTCGGCCGAGGAGAGCTCCTTTACCGCAGCTTCCTCCATGTCGTCTGTTATCCTGACACCGCCGAGCTTTTCAAATGCGGCCTTTGAGAGGTCTGTCGCAGGCTTGCCCTGAACGAGCAGCACGCATACATCGAACCCCGACTCATGCAACAGCCTTGCGCAAACAAGCCCGTCGCCGCCGTTGTTGCCCTTGCCTGCGGCTATGCACACACGGCGCACGCTCTCCGAGCGCTGTGCGGACAGCTCTGCTGCGGCCTTTAAAACAGCCCTGTAAAGCCCCTGTGCTGCATTGTCCATGAGCGCTGACAGCGAGAGCCCTTCCTTGTCAGAGCGCTGCTCGCAGTTTACCATTTGTGAGACTGTGAGGTATCTTTTCATGGCTTACCCCTGTCTTCTGAGCTCTGCCTGAAGCTGACGAGGGAAGAATTTTATCATCAGCTCTCTCATGTCCTCATTCGGTGTGAAAAGCACATAAGTATCTCCCAGCTCCTTGTGGTCAACTCTTAAATACCACACGTTCTCGCCTGTGTTGTCGTCAGCCGAGACGATAGATGCGCTTGTGTCGAGCTCTGTGTTCTCTGTAAACTCTGCAAACTCCTTTGCTGTGTCGAGCTTGACCGTGATAAGGCGCTTTCTTGAACGCTGTGCGATTATCTTGTCAAAATCCATCTCGCCGTTGGTGAGAAGGTATTCGTATTCGTTGTCAAAGCCTGTCGTCACACGGTAGGATGCATAAAGCACACCGCCTGAGAGCAGCAGCCCGAGCCCTGCAACGCCGAACTGCGCTGTCAGGAAAAATACTGCAAAGCAGACTATGAAGCCTATCACGAATATCGCCGCCTTTGCGAAGCGGTCGTTGGCTGTCTGAGCCCTTACTACATTCTGTTCCTTGTATACGTCCATTTTGGTTCCTCCGTCTTGTAATATGTCTTGTAATACTTCTTGTGATGCACTGATAGTTATTATACCACATATTGTATCCTTTTTCAATAGATTTTTCACAATATCGGTGCAAATTTCCTATTGAAAAGCCGCAGATTATGTGGTATAATTAATAGTTGTAAGATTTTTTGTACTGTAAAGGTGATAATTCTTGCTGATAGATGTTCATGTTCATGCGTTCAATGAGAAGATCGCTGCCAAAGCGCTCGATGCTCTTGCAGGCTATTCGGGGCTTACACCTCTGACAGACGGCACGGTGGGGGATACTTTTGCTAAGCTCGATGAATGGGGCGTTGATAAGGCGGCAATACTATCTATAGCTACCAAGCCGACCCAGCAGAGGATAATAAACGGCTGGGCGGAAACAATAAAAAGCGACAGGCTGCTGCCCTTTGGCAGTATACACCCCGACGCTCCGGACTGCCTGGAGGAGCTTGAAAGGATAAAGGCCGCAGGGCTCTACGGCATAAAGCTGCACCCCGACTATCAGGGCTTCAG from Ruminococcus sp. NK3A76 includes these protein-coding regions:
- a CDS encoding NPXTG-anchored protein; the encoded protein is MKLSKIFAGMSALAMAATLSIAASASTTIDCDDPDPIDCADASWGSIWADGKYASAETFSDGEVTVTVNFEWTDLAKDEEYCAFKPAFANGWEGIYKAHPEYVSGFVCAKEDAIQNDDGKYETADGTILDWAPQKDGFFQVYNTDVTSVTFTLSADCVADMKDYSTYYGNGKATANDDGTTTDWDGFLIQKGNNGIAITSVEFSQDGVKLNTELEAEGDDGSSDDGTTDDGTTDDGTTDDGSADDGTTDDGTTDDGETGSDDGSAGGTTGGTTGGTTGGSTAGAGTTAGGSTGTGTGTATGNTTTGSTAGLALAGLALAGAAVVVSKKR
- a CDS encoding IS256 family transposase — protein: MARRKREPMSEGKKNIIGMLLEEYDIKSAKDIEDALKDLLGGTIQEMLESEMDEHLGYQEYERSDNPDSRNGKKTKKIRGNFGETEIEVPQDRDGSFEPKVVKKRQKDISGIEQKIIALYAKGMTTRQISETIEDIYGFEVSDGMVSDITDRLLPQIEDWQKRPLDEVYPIVFIDAVHFSVRDNGQIRKLAAYVILAVSMTGHKEVLSIHIGENESAKYWLGVLNELKNRGVKDILVICADGLTGMKEAVSAAFPQTELQRCIVHQVRNTLKYVGEKNKKELANDLKTIYHAPSEDAALEALDRITEKWEDDYPNAMKSWYKNWDVISPIFKFSADVRKVIYTTNAIESLNSGYRRLNKQRSVFPSDTALLKALYLATHEIAKKWTMPLRNWGKVLGELEIMYPDRIG
- a CDS encoding IS3 family transposase, giving the protein MIWELRHEHKIGLLIDVAGIPRSTYYYYSKQFNDPKPDKYAAIKEDIRRIYDESKGRYGYRRITKELRKTHRINHKTVQRLMRQMGIFCRVRMKKYNSFRGEVGRIAPNLLERDFKADKPNQKWVTDVTEFALFGVKLYLSPIIDLFNGEVVSYNLSYHPNLSQVTDMLNKAFAKIPENTGLILHSDQGWQYQHKQYQKMLKDKGIRQSMSRKGNCLDNACAENFFGLLKTELLYLQEFSSVEHFISELHSYIVWYNTKRIKLKLDGMSPVEYRLNAA
- a CDS encoding helix-turn-helix domain-containing protein gives rise to the protein MPKGIPNKRYTPEFKIKVVETMQNEKLSYMETARQFDIPQGDKTVAKWERIYLEEGKDGLYVERRGRKSTGRPPKLKKEDEEDLIAEVQRLRAENAYLKKLNALVSERVRQEKKHK
- a CDS encoding bifunctional ADP-dependent NAD(P)H-hydrate dehydratase/NAD(P)H-hydrate epimerase; amino-acid sequence: MKRYLTVSQMVNCEQRSDKEGLSLSALMDNAAQGLYRAVLKAAAELSAQRSESVRRVCIAAGKGNNGGDGLVCARLLHESGFDVCVLLVQGKPATDLSKAAFEKLGGVRITDDMEEAAVKELSSADIIVDCIFGTGFKGALRDDMRSLFSCMNQSPAYRIACDIPSGCNADTGLCDELSVRADMTVTFHKGKIGMALMPAKEYCGRIEVCDIGIDKKYENTDSIIFEPDTQQLAKLLPRRPVGAHKGTFGRLLIIAGSEDYYGAAAMAATAALRCGVGIVQLAAPKSVISALAGSMYECTFLPYEPDDSPEKLNDAINSASAVLIGCGMGVSGHTRQTLRAVLAGDSCPVIIDADGLNCLSEDTGLICNRQNETILTPHIGELARLCGTDTKTALSERLPLAMGLANKCPYRTTVVSKSAGTLIVSTGSVIVSGYGNTALSKGGSGDMLAGMTASFVAQHMTGKEAAALGCYLLGRSAELLCMDMSERSVLARDILAQIPKTLKELESLPTAMH